Within the Gloeobacter kilaueensis JS1 genome, the region TTGTACCTGCCGGGCAGGCGCTGCCGGCGGCGCGCTACACTTGAAAGGTTGAGCGCCGATCAGAGACTTGTACATTCCAGGCATCGAAGTGCGCCTTCTGCGCGAGGGACTGGTGGAGTCGGTTCATTACTGTGAGGCGGTGGTGGTCGATCGCCGGGGCCGGGTACTCGCCCAGGGTGGCAGCAACCACTTGCCCGTCACTTTTATTCGTTCTGCCCTCAAACCTTTCCAGGCCCTGCCGGTGCTGCGCAGCGGCGCTCACCAGGCGTTTGGGATGGATAGCGCCGATCTGGCGTTGCTGTGTGCCTCCCACAACGGCGATCTGCTCCACGCCCGCAGAGCCTTCAACCTGCTGTGGCGCATGGATCTCGAACCGTCGGCGCTCAGTTGCCCGGTGCCGGAGGGCAAACACAGTCCCCTGGAACACAACTGCTCGGGCAAGCACTCCGGTATGCTCGCCGTCTGCCGTCAGCGCGGCTGGTCGATCGAGCACTACGCCGAGCGCCGCCATCCTCTGCAACTTCTCATTACCCAGACCCTCGCCGAGCTGTTGGGGATGCCCATCGACGAATTTATCCAGGCCCGCGACGACTGCGGGGTGCCGACCTTTCAGTTTTCGCTCCAGCAGATGGCCTGGCTGTACGCGCAGCTTGCTTCGGGACAGGTGGCCGAACTGGAGTGCCTGGCACGGGCGATGATCCACCAGCCGACGATGGTGGCGGGCGAAGGCAAGTTCGACACGGTGCTGATGCAGCTTGGGGCCGGTCAACTGGTGAGCAAGACCGGCGCAGAGGGCGTGCAGTGCATTGGCCGCATGGGCGAGGGAATGGGCCTGGCACTCAAAGTCTACGACGGCTCTAGCCGCGCCAAATATCCGCTGGTCATCCACCTGTTGCGGCAACTGGGCTGGATCGACCCGGCGGTGGCCGAGGCCCTCAATGATCGCTTCGCCGTGCTGGGCGAGCACCAGCGCCTCGAAGTGGTGGGCGAACTGGAGATGGTCTAATCCAGCACGAGCGGTAGCCCCAGCTGAGCGGCGAAGTAATCGGCCACCTCGCGGGCAAAGGCGGGGCGCTTCTCGAAGCTTTCCAGCCGATTCACCTTGCCGTCGGGGGCGCGCACCAGGCCGTAGCTGCTGTTGAGGCGCAGTTGTTCTCCCCAGTCGAGCAATTCGACCATCGCCCCTGTTCCCTCGCCTCCGCTGACGCGAAAAACGTAGTTGAACGTATTCTGGCGGGCGGCAGCGATCGTGGACGGCTCGCCGTAATGGGCCATCAGTTTTAATCGCGCCTGATCGACTAGAGCAGCGTCGTTCCACTCGTGCAACAGCCGCGTCTCGAGGGTGAGGGCAAAATAAAAGTCTTCGACAGAAACAAACTCCAGCTGCATCCGCCCTCGATCCAGGTACGCTTCCAACCGATAACCCTACCAGCACTTGCCCCATTCGGACAATCGCGGTCAGAATGAACACTGGTCCATCCCGCCGGGAATACCGCCATGCCGGAAGACAATCAAGCACCGCCGCCCCCTGCCCAGAACGCCGCCGAGCCGCCCGCGCCCCCTCCGGTCTCAGAGGAGCCGATGCGCGTTGACACGCCTCCGGAGGCGGAGGGAGTCGCTTCTGAGGCCGCACCAAAACCGCCCCGGCCCAAACCCGCCGCTGCTGCCGAGGGAGGCGAAGCGCCCCCCGCCCGTCCGGCCCGGCCCAAACCCGGCGAGGTGCCCGATAAACCTCTGGCCGATTACATCCAGCAGGACATCCTGCCTCTCCTCGAAAAGCGCATGAAGGCCGAAGGTGCGGGCGACATTGCCCTTTCTGCCGGCGAGAGCGACTTTACCGCCAGTTGGGAGGGCGGCAACAAGACGTTCACCGTCTACTTCGACGAGGGCAACCTCGAAGGGCGCAAGAGCATCGCCTACAACCAGGTCAAGTCCCCTGGCCGGGTGGTTCAGATGTTCATGCCGCCGGAGCGCGGTTTTAAGGGCGTCGATGCGAGGCAGATCGTCGTCATGATCCTCCAGCAATTCACCTCGACCCTTACCTGGATCAAAAAGACCCCGGCCCAACCGGCAGCGGCAGGCGCAGGGGCAAAAAAACCGAAAAAGTGACCGCTGCGGCTGCCCAATATAGCCGCCATTTTTGAAGTGCAAAGGGAAGCTTACTCCTGCAGGCTCTGGCGGCCATTTTTGACAATCTGCAACAGCTGGCTCAGGTCGCTTTCGAGCTTGCCCAGGACGCGCTCGGCGTACTGGTCAGCCCCGTTCTGCACCAATTGGGCCTGTTGCAGTGCGCTCTGCTGGATCGAGTCGGCTTCTTTTTGGGCCTGGGATTTGAGATCTTCGGCGCGCACCCGCGCCACGCGCAACAGTTCCGACTCCTCGACGATGCGCCCCGCCTGCTGCTCGGCGAGGGCGACCAGCCGTTCGGCTTCTTGCTGGGCCTGGGCAAGCAGTGTTTCGCTTTGCTCGACGACGCGCTCGGCCTCCTCGATCACCTTTGGCAGATTCATGCGGATGCGATCGAGGATGTCGAGAACGGCATTCTCGTCGATCAGCGTCCGCCCGGAGAAGGGAATGCGCGGCGAAGAGAGAATCATGTCCTCCAGGCGGTCAAGTTCTTTCTGGATGTTCACGTTCGTTCCTCCCACACAAAGCGCTGACGCAGTTCCTGCTCGATGTGGCCGGGGACCATATGTCCCACCGCTCCCCCAAACTGGGCAACCCCCTTGACCACCGAACTGCTCAAAAAACTGTATTCGGTCGAAGTGCTCAAAAACAACGTCTCGACCTGGCTTGCGAGGGTACGGTTGGTCTGGGCCATCTGCAACTCCGCCTCAAAGTCGGAAACGGCCCGCAAACCGCGCAACAGCACCCGTGCGCCCCGCACCCTGGCAAAGGCGACGGTGAGGCCATCGAAGCTCTCGACATCGACGTTGTCGATGTGGCAGACCGCTTTTTGAATCTGACTGAGGCGTTCCTCGACGGTGAACAAAGGGGTTTTGGCCGGGTTGCGCAGCACCGCCACGATCACCCGCTCAAAGAGGCGGGCCGCGCGCTCGATCAAGTCCAGATGGCCGTAGGTCAGAGGATCGAAGCTCCCCGGATAAAGTGCAATCAATGGACTAGCCTGAGAATGGTCTTATTGTAGCGACCGATAACGGAGTTTGCGCGAGGCGGTTGGCTGTGATCTCGGTGTGGACCTGCCAGGCCGAGTCGCTTGCGGGGTAGTCGCGCCGGTAGTGGGCCCCCCGCGACTCGGTGCGAAAGAGCGCCGATCTTAACAACAACTCCGCGACGATTACGAGGTTGCGCACTTCGAGGGCAGAGCGTTCGCTCGTCGAATCGTCGTCGAGAATCTGCTGCTTCCAGAACTGCAATTGCTCCAGTCCTTTTTGAAGCCCGGCCTGCTCGCGGATGATGCCGCAGGTGCGCCAGACCAGCCAGGGCAATTCGTTGCGGATGCGCTGCACCAGTTCTAGATTAGAAGGCTGCTGAGCGGCGGCGGGCGGAAAGCGAATCACCTCCGGCTTGCTCTCGCGGCTGTGGCGAACGGCCAGCGCGATGCGGTGGGCAAACACCAGGCACTCCAGTAGCGAGTTGCTCGCAAGCCGATTGGCCCCCTGCACGCCGGTGGAGGCTACTTCCCCCACGGCGTAGAGCCCCGGCAGGCTGGTGCGTCCGTCGAGGTCGGTGACGATGCCCCCCATCCAGTAGTGGGCGGCGGGAGCGACCGGCACCGGCTCGTCAAAGACATCGATGCCAAATTTGCGGCAGACCTGGGCAATAGTCGGGAAGCGCTGAGCGATCGTCGCCTCGCCGATGGGCCTGAAGTCGATGAGCACATGGCCTGCCCCGGTGCGCTGGAGTTGATCGAAGATGGCACGGGCGACCACGTCGCGGGGAGCAAGTTCCAGCCTCGGATCGTAAGCGCCCATAAAGCGCTCGCCCGCCAGATTGATCAGGTGCGCCCCTTCGCCGCGCACCGCCTCGGTGATGAGAAAGCGGGGAGCCCCCTCCAGCGAGAGCACCGTCGGATGAAACTGCACGAACTCCAGATCCCGCAGGCACACCCCGGCCCTGGCGGCCATCGCCAGACCGTCGCCCGTCGCCACCGCCGGGTTGGTGGTGGTGGCAAAGACCTGGCCCGCCCCGCCGGTCGCAAGCACCGTCACCGGGGCCATGTACCACTCCCGCGTTCCTGCCGCATCGACCAGCACCCCCCGGCAGCGGCCACCGTCGATTGCAAGGTCGATGGCGAGTGCTTCTTCGATCACCCGGATGTTGCCCAGGGCGCGCACCTCCTCGACCAGGGCGCGCACCAGTTCGCGGCCCGTCGCATCGGCGGCGTGCAGGATGCGGCGGCGGGA harbors:
- the coaD gene encoding pantetheine-phosphate adenylyltransferase; amino-acid sequence: MIALYPGSFDPLTYGHLDLIERAARLFERVIVAVLRNPAKTPLFTVEERLSQIQKAVCHIDNVDVESFDGLTVAFARVRGARVLLRGLRAVSDFEAELQMAQTNRTLASQVETLFLSTSTEYSFLSSSVVKGVAQFGGAVGHMVPGHIEQELRQRFVWEERT
- a CDS encoding asparaginase, translated to MYIPGIEVRLLREGLVESVHYCEAVVVDRRGRVLAQGGSNHLPVTFIRSALKPFQALPVLRSGAHQAFGMDSADLALLCASHNGDLLHARRAFNLLWRMDLEPSALSCPVPEGKHSPLEHNCSGKHSGMLAVCRQRGWSIEHYAERRHPLQLLITQTLAELLGMPIDEFIQARDDCGVPTFQFSLQQMAWLYAQLASGQVAELECLARAMIHQPTMVAGEGKFDTVLMQLGAGQLVSKTGAEGVQCIGRMGEGMGLALKVYDGSSRAKYPLVIHLLRQLGWIDPAVAEALNDRFAVLGEHQRLEVVGELEMV
- the nadB gene encoding L-aspartate oxidase, whose product is MKAYDAIIVGSGAAGLYTALKLPRDWRVALLTKENLTLSASQWAQGGIAAVVESDDSFGLHYEDTLKAGAGLCEPEAVRVLVEEAPARIGELIGLGVEFDRYQGRLAVTLEAAHSRRRILHAADATGRELVRALVEEVRALGNIRVIEEALAIDLAIDGGRCRGVLVDAAGTREWYMAPVTVLATGGAGQVFATTTNPAVATGDGLAMAARAGVCLRDLEFVQFHPTVLSLEGAPRFLITEAVRGEGAHLINLAGERFMGAYDPRLELAPRDVVARAIFDQLQRTGAGHVLIDFRPIGEATIAQRFPTIAQVCRKFGIDVFDEPVPVAPAAHYWMGGIVTDLDGRTSLPGLYAVGEVASTGVQGANRLASNSLLECLVFAHRIALAVRHSRESKPEVIRFPPAAAQQPSNLELVQRIRNELPWLVWRTCGIIREQAGLQKGLEQLQFWKQQILDDDSTSERSALEVRNLVIVAELLLRSALFRTESRGAHYRRDYPASDSAWQVHTEITANRLAQTPLSVATIRPFSG
- a CDS encoding DUF2996 domain-containing protein is translated as MPEDNQAPPPPAQNAAEPPAPPPVSEEPMRVDTPPEAEGVASEAAPKPPRPKPAAAAEGGEAPPARPARPKPGEVPDKPLADYIQQDILPLLEKRMKAEGAGDIALSAGESDFTASWEGGNKTFTVYFDEGNLEGRKSIAYNQVKSPGRVVQMFMPPERGFKGVDARQIVVMILQQFTSTLTWIKKTPAQPAAAGAGAKKPKK